The Flavobacterium marginilacus genome window below encodes:
- a CDS encoding peptidylprolyl isomerase, translating to MAVLSKIRQHSAIMIGVIALALFSFIIQDLFTKGNFGKSSKDVGSINGKDIAFEDFRLKVSNVEKSGQGISATQASARVWDQEVTIALLTAEFDKLGLRVGEKHILDILKADQNIGKNPMFLNAAGMFDVAKFKEFFKSNPEQAQYLKEREKDAELNAKFQIYNTLIKGGIYTTESEGKFNYELASNKVNFDYVAGLFSTIKDSEVKVTDADILDYMKASPKKFKSDETRDIEYVLIEDKASPADISEVKAKLTSLLSGSVVYNQATAKNDTLAGFKNAKNAAEFVNSNSDVPYDSSYVAKKDLPAVDADKLYNLAPGEVYGPYVFGKYYCISKSLGKKSGVNAKASHILISYEGTQVPNKKEKRTKEEAKAKAEAILAQVTANPDSFMMLAFTASDDSSAQQGGDLGYFGQGQMVKPFNDFVFNNGIGKVGLVETPFGFHIIKITDKQDGVRLATVAQKIEASEATSDKVFQQATKFEMEVADKDFNKVAKEMALTVSPAVSVKAMDESFGPLGAQRNIVRWAFEKDSKEGAVKRFEVANLGHVIAKLKAIDNSGLVPVAQARPYVESILKNKKKAEILKAKMSGSSLEAIAKATGSAVQKATDVTLENPVLPGGVGQEAKVVGNAFALAANKLSAPIEGVTGVYVVKNISTVKAPALKSYAENVTKLKAQSASDANRVLPALKEGADIKDNRKDFNY from the coding sequence ATGGCAGTTTTATCAAAAATCAGACAACATTCCGCGATAATGATTGGAGTTATTGCTCTAGCATTATTCTCATTTATCATACAAGATCTTTTTACAAAAGGGAATTTTGGTAAAAGCTCAAAGGATGTTGGAAGCATCAATGGAAAAGATATCGCATTTGAAGACTTTAGGCTGAAAGTCAGCAATGTCGAAAAAAGCGGGCAGGGAATTTCTGCAACACAAGCATCTGCAAGAGTATGGGATCAAGAAGTGACAATCGCTTTGCTTACTGCTGAATTTGATAAATTAGGATTAAGAGTAGGTGAAAAACATATTTTGGATATTCTTAAAGCAGATCAGAATATTGGAAAAAATCCAATGTTTTTGAATGCTGCAGGTATGTTTGATGTTGCTAAATTTAAAGAATTTTTTAAGTCAAATCCAGAGCAGGCTCAATACTTAAAAGAGAGAGAGAAAGATGCTGAATTGAATGCTAAATTTCAAATTTATAATACTTTAATTAAAGGCGGTATTTATACAACTGAAAGTGAAGGTAAATTCAACTATGAATTGGCTTCTAACAAAGTAAATTTTGACTATGTTGCCGGTTTGTTCTCTACTATAAAAGATAGTGAAGTAAAAGTAACAGATGCTGATATTTTGGATTATATGAAAGCAAGTCCAAAAAAATTCAAGTCTGATGAAACACGTGATATAGAATATGTTTTAATTGAAGATAAAGCTTCTCCAGCAGATATTAGTGAAGTTAAGGCTAAACTTACTTCTTTATTATCAGGAAGTGTGGTTTACAATCAGGCTACTGCTAAAAATGATACTTTGGCTGGTTTCAAAAATGCTAAAAATGCTGCAGAATTTGTAAATTCAAATTCTGATGTTCCTTATGATTCTTCTTATGTTGCCAAAAAAGATTTACCTGCTGTTGATGCCGATAAATTATACAACTTAGCTCCAGGGGAGGTTTATGGACCATATGTTTTTGGAAAATACTACTGCATTTCTAAATCATTAGGAAAAAAATCTGGTGTAAATGCTAAAGCAAGCCACATTCTTATAAGTTATGAAGGAACTCAAGTTCCAAATAAAAAAGAAAAAAGAACTAAAGAAGAAGCTAAAGCTAAAGCAGAAGCTATTTTAGCCCAAGTTACTGCAAACCCTGATAGTTTCATGATGCTGGCATTTACTGCTTCAGATGATTCTTCAGCACAGCAGGGAGGCGATTTAGGATATTTTGGACAAGGTCAAATGGTAAAACCATTCAATGATTTCGTATTCAACAACGGTATTGGTAAAGTTGGATTAGTAGAAACTCCATTTGGTTTTCATATCATTAAAATTACAGATAAACAAGATGGTGTTCGTTTAGCAACTGTTGCTCAAAAAATTGAAGCCTCAGAAGCTACTTCTGATAAAGTATTCCAGCAGGCAACTAAATTTGAAATGGAAGTTGCTGACAAAGATTTTAATAAAGTTGCAAAAGAAATGGCTCTTACTGTATCTCCAGCAGTTTCAGTAAAAGCAATGGATGAAAGCTTTGGTCCTTTAGGAGCTCAAAGAAATATTGTAAGATGGGCTTTCGAGAAAGACTCTAAAGAAGGAGCTGTTAAAAGATTTGAAGTGGCAAATTTAGGGCACGTAATTGCGAAACTTAAAGCTATCGATAATTCAGGATTAGTTCCGGTTGCACAAGCAAGACCTTATGTGGAATCAATTCTTAAAAACAAGAAAAAAGCTGAAATTCTAAAAGCTAAAATGTCTGGAAGTTCATTGGAGGCAATTGCAAAAGCAACAGGTAGTGCTGTTCAGAAAGCAACTGATGTTACTTTAGAAAATCCAGTTTTACCTGGAGGTGTTGGTCAAGAAGCTAAAGTAGTTGGAAATGCATTTGCTTTGGCTGCTAATAAATTATCTGCTCCAATCGAAGGTGTTACTGGTGTTTATGTTGTGAAAAATATAAGTACTGTTAAAGCTCCAGCTCTTAAAAGCTATGCTGAAAATGTTACTAAATTAAAAGCACAAAGTGCATCAGATGCAAATAGAGTACTGCCTGCACTAAAAGAAGGCGCTGATATAAAAGATAATAGAAAAGATTTTAATTACTAA
- a CDS encoding GYDIA family GHMP kinase, whose protein sequence is MKKTFYSNGKLLITGEYLVLDGAKALALPTKFGQNLIIEKGENQEIKWKSYDSDGSIWFDDIIPISVILTKTPFENESIKNTLITILRTADQLNPELLLNSQGFNITTQLNFPKKWGLGTSSTLINNIAQWFSIDAFTLLKNSFGGSGYDIACAQNNSPIIYHLEEKKPIVETVKFHPAFSKNLYFVYLNQKQSSKSAIASYKEKKNNLKEAKKIIDQITETVLNSKNEDTFVQALESHEKVLSSILETKTVKESLFPDFTGTVKSLGAWGGDFALIVSKENPKPYFLDKGYETIIQYSDMILQLHGR, encoded by the coding sequence ATGAAAAAAACATTTTACAGCAACGGAAAACTTTTGATAACTGGAGAATATCTCGTTCTTGACGGTGCAAAAGCATTGGCTCTGCCAACAAAATTCGGACAAAACCTTATTATAGAAAAAGGCGAAAATCAGGAAATCAAATGGAAAAGTTATGATTCAGACGGAAGTATCTGGTTTGATGATATAATCCCAATTTCTGTCATTCTAACAAAAACTCCTTTTGAAAATGAATCAATAAAAAATACATTAATTACTATTTTAAGAACAGCAGACCAACTCAATCCTGAACTGTTGCTAAATTCTCAGGGCTTCAACATAACAACCCAATTGAATTTTCCAAAAAAATGGGGACTCGGCACTTCTTCCACATTAATAAACAACATAGCCCAGTGGTTCAGCATCGATGCCTTTACACTTCTTAAAAACAGCTTTGGGGGCAGCGGCTACGATATTGCCTGTGCTCAAAATAATTCTCCAATAATATACCATCTTGAAGAAAAAAAACCAATTGTTGAAACTGTAAAATTCCATCCTGCTTTTTCAAAAAATCTATACTTTGTTTATCTCAATCAAAAGCAAAGCAGTAAAAGTGCAATAGCTTCGTATAAAGAGAAAAAGAACAATTTAAAGGAAGCAAAAAAAATCATCGATCAGATTACTGAAACAGTTTTGAATTCAAAAAACGAAGACACTTTTGTACAGGCTCTAGAAAGCCATGAAAAAGTACTAAGCTCTATTCTTGAAACAAAAACAGTAAAAGAATCTTTATTTCCGGATTTTACCGGAACCGTTAAAAGTCTTGGGGCTTGGGGAGGAGATTTTGCATTGATAGTCTCGAAAGAAAATCCTAAACCTTACTTTTTGGATAAAGGATATGAGACAATAATTCAATACAGCGATATGATTTTGCAGCTTCATGGCAGATAA
- a CDS encoding hydroxymethylglutaryl-CoA reductase, degradative gives MNNAVAGFSKLSKEEKINWIANNYFSTPGEAITLLKNYWNSDEKIQKLHDEFIENTISNFYIPLGVAPNFLINGKYSTIPMAIEESSVVAAASKAAKFWSSRGGFKATVVSTEKIGQVHFIYEGDKTKLIPFFAQLKSKLFEATEHLTKNMQKRGGGILDIILKDKTDLLPNYHQLHITFETADSMGANFINSCLEQSAQTLREEAHNYDLFSEEEKNIKVVMSILSNYVPNCIVRAEVSCPIEDLAEKHIENPHDFAAKFIQAVQIAEVEPFRAVTHNKGIMNGIDAVVLATGNDFRAVEAGVHAYASKHGQYSSLSHAKIENGIFSFWLEIPLALGTVGGLTSLHPLVKLSLEMLEKPSAKELMQIVAVAGLAQNFAALRSLTTTGIQEGHMKMHLNNILNQFEASDEERHLIKKHFKHHVVSHSAVVDFIENLRK, from the coding sequence ATGAACAACGCTGTTGCCGGATTTTCTAAATTATCCAAAGAAGAAAAAATAAACTGGATTGCCAATAACTATTTTTCAACTCCTGGTGAAGCCATCACATTATTGAAAAACTACTGGAATTCGGACGAAAAAATTCAAAAACTGCATGATGAATTCATAGAAAATACGATTTCAAATTTCTACATTCCTTTGGGAGTCGCTCCAAACTTTCTGATTAATGGAAAGTACAGCACTATCCCAATGGCAATTGAAGAAAGTTCTGTTGTTGCAGCTGCTTCCAAAGCGGCAAAATTCTGGTCTTCACGAGGCGGGTTCAAAGCAACGGTTGTCAGCACCGAGAAAATTGGCCAGGTTCATTTTATTTATGAAGGCGACAAAACCAAACTGATTCCATTTTTTGCTCAATTAAAATCCAAATTATTTGAAGCCACCGAGCATTTAACCAAAAACATGCAGAAAAGAGGCGGCGGTATTTTGGATATAATTCTAAAAGACAAAACCGATCTCCTCCCAAATTATCATCAGCTTCATATTACTTTTGAAACGGCTGACAGTATGGGCGCTAATTTCATCAACTCCTGTCTGGAACAATCTGCCCAGACATTACGGGAAGAAGCACACAATTATGACTTATTTTCGGAGGAAGAAAAAAACATCAAAGTAGTAATGAGTATTCTTTCCAATTATGTTCCAAACTGCATTGTACGAGCCGAAGTTTCCTGCCCGATTGAAGATCTCGCCGAAAAACATATTGAAAACCCACATGATTTTGCAGCAAAATTTATACAGGCAGTCCAAATTGCCGAAGTAGAACCTTTTCGTGCTGTAACACACAATAAAGGTATAATGAATGGAATCGACGCTGTTGTACTGGCCACAGGAAATGATTTCAGAGCAGTTGAAGCCGGTGTACATGCCTATGCTTCAAAACACGGTCAATACTCCAGCCTATCTCATGCCAAAATCGAAAACGGAATCTTCAGTTTCTGGCTTGAAATCCCATTGGCTCTAGGAACTGTCGGAGGACTGACTTCACTTCACCCTTTGGTTAAATTATCTCTGGAAATGCTTGAAAAACCTTCTGCCAAAGAATTGATGCAGATCGTTGCAGTTGCTGGACTGGCTCAAAACTTTGCCGCATTACGTTCCTTAACTACAACCGGAATTCAGGAAGGACACATGAAAATGCATTTGAACAATATTCTCAACCAGTTTGAAGCCAGTGATGAAGAGCGTCATCTGATTAAAAAACATTTCAAACACCACGTTGTATCACATAGTGCAGTAGTTGATTTTATTGAAAATTTAAGGAAATAA
- a CDS encoding S9 family peptidase produces the protein MISNKITVLLLFLCVSVFGQQKITVEEIYTGAFRTKGMDELQSMKNTNQYTVLNSDRTTRSMQIDLYDFATLKKVSNLIDTKNFKELADGIDSYTFDDSEKKILIACNSNQIFRHSFTADYFLYDIAGKTLTKLFDFQVQEPTFSPDGTKIAYAKENNLYVYDIASKTNTAVTTDGKKNAVINGITDWVYEEEFAFVRAFDWSKDSKKLAYIRFDESQVPEFSMSIFQKSLYPTIETFKYPKAGEKNSLVSLHLYNVDSKALLNVDLGKYNDFYIPRIEWTNDANILSAKVVNRHQDNLDLLFVDGTTGAAKVVFNETEKGYIDFIDTDNLTFLNDNSFIWTSEKDGFNHIYLYDKTGKLKTQITKGNWEVTSYYGFDEKTKTIFYQSTENGSINRDIYRIGLDGKNKVRLSKNTGTNAATFSPNFQFFINTFSSASQPITYTLNDSKTGKEIQVIENNQALASKLAGYNLPLKEFFVLKTAKGNELNAWILKPKDFDASKKYPVFMYQYSGPGSQQVNNDWNSADDYWFLSLTQQGYIVVCVDGRGTGFKGADFKKVTQKELGKYEVEDQIDAAKVIGAYPYADASRIGIFGWSYGGFMASNCIFQGADVFKMAIAVAPVTNWRFYDSIYTERYMQTPQENASGYDNNSPINHVSKLKGKFLLIHGSGDDNVHVQNTMQMMEALIQANKQFDSQIYPDKTHGIYGGKTRIQLYNKMTNFIKENL, from the coding sequence ATGATTTCGAATAAAATTACTGTGTTGCTTTTATTTTTGTGTGTTTCGGTTTTTGGACAGCAAAAAATAACCGTCGAAGAAATTTATACAGGTGCTTTTCGTACCAAAGGAATGGATGAACTGCAATCGATGAAAAATACGAATCAATACACGGTATTGAATTCGGACAGAACAACCAGAAGCATGCAGATCGATCTTTATGATTTTGCAACATTAAAAAAAGTGTCTAACCTGATTGATACTAAAAATTTCAAGGAATTGGCTGACGGAATTGACAGCTATACGTTTGATGATTCAGAAAAAAAGATTTTAATTGCCTGTAATTCAAACCAAATTTTCCGCCACTCTTTTACAGCAGATTATTTTTTATATGATATCGCTGGTAAAACCCTGACTAAGCTTTTTGATTTTCAGGTACAGGAGCCGACTTTTTCGCCTGATGGAACTAAAATTGCTTATGCCAAAGAAAATAATTTATATGTTTACGATATAGCTTCGAAAACAAATACAGCAGTTACCACCGATGGAAAAAAGAATGCCGTGATTAATGGAATTACGGATTGGGTTTATGAAGAAGAATTTGCTTTTGTCCGCGCTTTCGATTGGAGCAAAGACAGTAAAAAATTAGCTTATATCCGTTTTGATGAAAGTCAGGTTCCTGAATTTTCAATGTCGATTTTTCAAAAAAGCCTGTACCCTACAATAGAAACATTTAAATATCCTAAAGCAGGTGAAAAAAACTCTTTAGTTTCACTGCATTTATATAATGTTGATTCTAAAGCTTTGCTAAATGTTGATTTAGGAAAATATAATGATTTTTACATTCCTAGAATTGAATGGACAAATGATGCCAATATTCTATCTGCAAAAGTTGTTAATCGTCACCAGGATAATTTAGATTTATTATTTGTTGACGGAACTACAGGAGCTGCCAAAGTTGTTTTTAACGAGACAGAGAAAGGATATATTGATTTTATTGACACAGATAATTTGACTTTTCTGAATGATAACAGTTTTATCTGGACAAGTGAAAAAGATGGTTTTAACCACATTTACCTTTATGATAAAACCGGAAAACTGAAAACTCAAATTACGAAAGGAAACTGGGAGGTTACTTCATACTACGGTTTTGACGAAAAAACAAAAACCATTTTTTATCAGTCTACAGAAAATGGTTCAATCAACCGAGATATTTACCGCATAGGATTAGACGGAAAAAACAAAGTACGTTTATCTAAAAACACTGGAACAAATGCTGCGACTTTCAGCCCTAACTTCCAGTTCTTTATCAATACTTTCTCAAGCGCTTCTCAGCCTATAACTTATACTCTAAACGATTCAAAAACAGGGAAAGAAATTCAGGTTATCGAAAACAATCAGGCCCTTGCTTCAAAATTAGCGGGTTATAATCTGCCGTTAAAAGAGTTTTTTGTTTTAAAAACTGCAAAAGGAAATGAATTGAACGCCTGGATTTTGAAGCCAAAAGATTTTGATGCTTCTAAAAAGTATCCAGTTTTTATGTACCAATATTCTGGACCAGGATCACAGCAGGTAAATAACGACTGGAATTCTGCTGACGATTATTGGTTTCTGTCGCTTACCCAGCAGGGTTACATTGTGGTTTGTGTGGACGGAAGGGGAACCGGTTTTAAAGGTGCCGATTTTAAAAAAGTTACTCAAAAAGAATTAGGGAAATACGAAGTTGAAGATCAGATTGATGCTGCAAAAGTAATCGGAGCTTATCCTTATGCAGATGCCTCAAGAATTGGAATTTTTGGGTGGTCTTATGGTGGTTTTATGGCTTCCAACTGTATTTTTCAGGGAGCCGATGTTTTCAAAATGGCAATAGCGGTAGCTCCGGTAACCAACTGGCGTTTTTATGACAGTATTTACACTGAAAGATACATGCAGACACCGCAGGAGAATGCAAGCGGATATGATAATAACTCACCAATTAATCATGTAAGTAAATTGAAAGGGAAATTTCTTTTGATTCACGGTTCGGGTGATGATAACGTACATGTACAGAATACCATGCAGATGATGGAAGCTTTAATTCAAGCAAATAAGCAATTTGATTCGCAGATATATCCGGATAAAACCCATGGTATATATGGCGGTAAAACAAGAATTCAGCTGTACAATAAAATGACTAACTTTATCAAAGAAAATTTATAA
- a CDS encoding peptide MFS transporter — MTENQTKTAHPKGLWVLFGTEMWERFNFYGMRTLLTLFLVNSLLMKEEDASLIYGGFLGLCYLTPMLGGFIADRFFGNRNCIMLGGLLMAIGQLLLFTSASVFVDNIGLATAIMYSGLGVIIFGNGFFKPNISSMVGSLYPKQEKTKLDTAFTIFYMGINIGAFLGQFICPLVGDVKSEGGIRDIYAFKWGFLAAAIAMLIGTLVFYFLKNKYVVTPEGKPLGGLPSKNESSDYEEGEAQSAVFSAKSLIVSALAFVGMFFLFHFSVDGDNVVKTIIYPIIYACGITLAGLILSDSSLTKVEKDRIWVIYIISFFIIFFWAAFEQAGSSLTFIADNQTDRNFFGWPMPASMVQIFNGLFVVALAVPFSMLWDKLRAKDKEPISPVKLALGLLIIAISFFMIANQVKDLGNSGLLAVKWLILLYLLNTCAELCLSPIGLSLVGKLSPKRFSSLLYGVFFLSNASGYALAGTLGAILPATGDKFAKAKELGIDLQAVLDKKITLTAEQLQLLDKNQIMDHNPVFAGFEIHNLFEFFMVFVSLTGLAALLLFALTPFLKKMMHGVR, encoded by the coding sequence ATGACCGAAAATCAAACGAAAACAGCACATCCAAAAGGTCTTTGGGTGCTATTTGGAACCGAAATGTGGGAACGTTTTAACTTCTATGGAATGCGGACCCTGCTAACTCTGTTTTTAGTAAATTCTTTATTAATGAAAGAAGAAGATGCTTCTTTAATTTATGGAGGTTTCCTTGGGCTTTGTTATTTAACTCCAATGTTAGGAGGTTTTATTGCAGACCGTTTTTTTGGGAATAGAAACTGTATCATGCTGGGCGGATTATTAATGGCTATAGGACAGTTGTTGTTATTTACAAGTGCAAGTGTTTTTGTTGATAATATCGGTTTGGCTACTGCTATAATGTATTCTGGATTAGGGGTAATCATTTTTGGGAATGGTTTTTTTAAGCCAAATATTTCCAGTATGGTTGGAAGTTTATATCCAAAACAGGAAAAGACTAAATTGGATACAGCTTTTACCATTTTTTATATGGGAATAAACATAGGTGCTTTTTTAGGTCAATTTATATGTCCATTAGTTGGTGATGTTAAAAGCGAAGGTGGTATAAGGGATATTTATGCTTTCAAATGGGGATTTCTTGCAGCAGCGATTGCAATGCTTATAGGAACGCTGGTGTTTTATTTCTTGAAAAACAAATATGTGGTAACACCGGAAGGTAAGCCATTAGGAGGACTTCCGTCTAAAAATGAATCATCTGATTATGAAGAAGGAGAGGCTCAAAGCGCAGTTTTTTCTGCTAAATCATTAATAGTTTCTGCGTTAGCTTTCGTTGGAATGTTCTTTTTGTTTCATTTTTCAGTAGACGGAGATAATGTTGTTAAAACTATTATTTATCCAATTATTTATGCCTGCGGAATCACTTTGGCAGGTTTAATTTTATCGGATAGTTCATTGACGAAAGTTGAAAAAGATAGGATCTGGGTTATTTATATCATTTCATTTTTCATTATATTCTTTTGGGCAGCATTTGAGCAGGCTGGTTCTTCATTAACTTTTATTGCCGATAACCAAACGGACAGAAACTTTTTTGGTTGGCCAATGCCAGCATCAATGGTACAGATTTTTAATGGATTATTTGTTGTTGCATTAGCGGTTCCATTTAGTATGCTTTGGGATAAATTAAGAGCTAAAGATAAAGAACCTATTTCTCCTGTTAAATTAGCTTTGGGGCTATTGATAATTGCGATAAGCTTTTTTATGATTGCTAATCAGGTAAAAGACCTTGGGAACTCTGGATTATTGGCTGTAAAATGGTTGATTTTGCTATATTTATTGAATACCTGTGCCGAGCTTTGTTTATCTCCAATTGGTTTGTCATTGGTCGGTAAATTATCACCTAAACGTTTTTCTTCGTTACTATATGGCGTATTTTTCTTGTCGAATGCATCAGGATATGCACTTGCAGGAACTTTAGGAGCAATATTGCCGGCTACAGGAGACAAATTTGCTAAAGCAAAAGAATTAGGAATTGATTTGCAGGCTGTATTGGATAAAAAAATAACTCTAACAGCAGAACAATTACAATTATTAGACAAAAATCAGATTATGGATCATAACCCGGTTTTTGCTGGTTTTGAAATTCATAATTTATTTGAGTTTTTTATGGTCTTTGTAAGTTTAACTGGGCTTGCAGCACTATTGTTATTTGCATTAACTCCATTTTTGAAAAAAATGATGCATGGTGTCAGATAA
- a CDS encoding peptide MFS transporter, which translates to MEQNLSIEQIQNFKGKYPKQLWYLFTVEMWERFCFYGMRGVLTFFMVDQLFLKDDAANLQYGAIQAFVYAFTFVGGIFADKVLGFKKSLFFGGIVMILGNLLIAFAPQQLFYYGLAFSIIGTGFFKPNISSMVGELYHENDHRRDAGYGMFYAGINIGGFFGGILCIYLGKYYSWQLCFLSAAIVMMFGLLTFLFTKKHLGPIGNSPLLHLEPNKRKFREIAVYIGSLLSIPLIFIMVKNTDYTDYFMYTIGIIAIIYFLYEVIKLGDIKVQKKMIAAFTFVFFYLVFNAIYEQSGGSLSLFAKDNLSYNLLGFTVDPNAVNNSSNTLFVVVFSPLVGLLWLWLAKKKIEPNTLIKFGIGFLFLSASFYIFYYTKFFADVNGITSLNVFTFAYLVTTIGELCLGPIGMSILTKLSPKRLFGMMMGLWFLASAFGQLFAGKLGAEISKSNTGTTLMSKLQSYTDGYYQLAVYSLVAGVILIAVSPLIKKLMQDVK; encoded by the coding sequence ATGGAACAGAATTTAAGTATTGAACAAATTCAAAATTTTAAAGGAAAATATCCTAAACAATTATGGTATTTGTTTACTGTAGAAATGTGGGAACGGTTTTGCTTTTATGGAATGCGGGGTGTTTTGACCTTTTTTATGGTTGACCAGCTTTTTCTAAAAGATGATGCTGCGAATCTGCAGTATGGCGCTATTCAGGCATTTGTATATGCTTTTACATTTGTTGGAGGTATTTTTGCGGATAAAGTTTTAGGATTTAAAAAATCTCTGTTTTTTGGAGGTATCGTTATGATTCTGGGAAATCTGCTTATTGCTTTTGCTCCGCAGCAGCTGTTTTATTATGGTTTAGCATTTTCTATAATTGGAACTGGTTTTTTTAAACCTAATATTTCTTCAATGGTTGGAGAACTCTATCATGAAAATGATCATAGAAGAGACGCAGGTTATGGAATGTTCTATGCAGGAATTAACATAGGCGGTTTTTTTGGAGGTATTCTGTGTATTTATTTAGGGAAATATTATTCTTGGCAATTGTGTTTTCTTTCAGCGGCTATTGTTATGATGTTTGGGCTTCTTACTTTTTTGTTTACCAAAAAACATCTTGGTCCAATTGGTAATTCTCCACTGCTGCATTTAGAACCAAATAAAAGAAAATTTAGAGAAATAGCGGTATATATTGGATCGTTATTGAGTATTCCTCTTATTTTTATAATGGTAAAAAATACTGATTATACGGATTATTTCATGTACACAATTGGTATAATCGCGATTATTTATTTTCTGTACGAAGTCATAAAATTAGGCGATATAAAAGTGCAGAAAAAGATGATTGCAGCATTCACTTTTGTTTTCTTTTATTTAGTGTTTAATGCAATCTATGAGCAGAGCGGAGGTTCGCTGTCACTTTTTGCCAAAGATAATCTAAGTTATAATCTGCTAGGATTCACTGTAGATCCAAATGCGGTAAACAACAGTTCAAATACTTTATTTGTTGTTGTGTTTAGTCCTTTAGTCGGACTGCTTTGGCTTTGGCTGGCCAAAAAGAAAATTGAGCCTAATACTTTGATTAAATTTGGTATCGGCTTCTTATTTTTATCGGCTTCTTTTTATATTTTTTATTACACTAAATTTTTTGCAGATGTTAACGGAATCACTTCGCTGAACGTGTTTACATTTGCTTATTTGGTAACAACAATCGGCGAATTGTGTTTAGGACCAATTGGAATGTCGATTTTGACTAAGCTTTCGCCAAAAAGACTCTTTGGAATGATGATGGGATTGTGGTTTCTGGCAAGTGCTTTTGGCCAGTTATTTGCAGGGAAATTGGGAGCTGAAATTTCAAAATCAAATACTGGTACAACTTTAATGTCTAAGCTGCAGTCATATACTGATGGTTACTATCAGCTGGCTGTTTATTCGTTAGTGGCAGGGGTTATCCTGATTGCAGTTTCTCCTTTGATTAAAAAATTAATGCAAGATGTAAAATAG
- a CDS encoding thioredoxin family protein, with product MKKVFLITLFLIGAFKVGAQELKWYTDVKEAVQVSNNKKKPLMLFFTGSDWCGWCIRLQNEVLKTPEFGKWASENVVLVELDYPRRTVQSDEVKKQNNEMQQVFGIQGFPTIVFAKATLSKEGKMNFEGLGNTGYVAGGPTAWLAAADPFVKNAAMAPEPKSKSKSKTKKA from the coding sequence ATGAAAAAAGTATTTTTAATAACATTGTTTTTAATCGGGGCATTCAAAGTTGGTGCTCAGGAATTAAAATGGTACACGGACGTAAAAGAAGCTGTGCAGGTTTCAAATAATAAGAAAAAACCATTGATGCTGTTTTTTACAGGAAGTGATTGGTGCGGCTGGTGTATCCGTCTGCAGAATGAAGTGCTGAAAACTCCTGAGTTTGGGAAATGGGCTTCAGAAAATGTAGTATTGGTTGAGTTGGATTATCCAAGAAGAACGGTACAATCTGACGAAGTTAAAAAACAGAATAATGAAATGCAGCAGGTATTTGGCATACAAGGATTTCCAACTATAGTTTTTGCTAAAGCAACTCTCAGCAAAGAAGGAAAAATGAATTTTGAAGGTTTGGGAAATACAGGTTATGTAGCCGGCGGTCCTACAGCTTGGCTGGCGGCAGCAGACCCTTTTGTTAAAAATGCTGCTATGGCTCCTGAACCAAAATCGAAATCAAAATCGAAAACCAAAAAAGCATAG